The Desulfonatronospira thiodismutans ASO3-1 region CCCAGGCCCGTTTTGGCCAGCTGCAGGGTGTGCGGGGCACCTATTTTTGCGGCAGCTACCATGGTAACGGTTTCCACGAAGATGCTGCCGCGTCCGGGATGCGGGTGGCTGAACTGCTGGGAGCCGAAGTATGAACTCCAGGGTTGTGCCTGTAAGCATTTCCCATGAAAGGTTTGGGCACAAGAGCCACCGGTTTGAATACAGGTTTATGGTCCTGCTGCTGGACCTGGACGAACTCAAGAGATTAGACGAAAATACAAGACTTTTCGGGTTCAACCGCTACAGACCGGCCTGTATATTCCAGAAGGACTACCTCACCCCCGGCCCAGAAAGCATCCGGGACAAACTTGGAAACCTTCTTCAGTCATATAAGTTCATGACCCTGGATCAAGACTCCAGGGTTCTGCTTCTCACCTGCCCCAGGATCTTCGGACGGGTTTTCAATCCGGTGAGCTTTTACTTTATCTTCAGCCCGGCAGGGAAACTGCAGTTAACATTAGCGGAGGTCAACAACACATTCGGAGACAAACATGTATACATCCTGGAGAAATCAGGCCGGTCCCCGGGGTTTCCGGTACAATTCAAGACACCGAAAAAATTTCATGTATCGCCTTTTTTCGACATCTCGGGGCAGTACCTGTTCAGCTTCAGTGATGTCCGCAAAGAAATAGATATAGCCATCACCCTTGAAAAAAATCACCGGCCTGCCCTGGAGGCCAGGATGTGGCAGGCGGCCCGGCCAGGGGAACTGACCGACGGCAATCTTTTAAGCACCTGGATATTTCATCCCCTGGCTTCCAACATGACCTATCCCCGCATCCTGCGCCAGGCCGTCAGCCTTTATTACGGCAAAGGCCTGCCTGTATTCACCAGGCCAGAGCCGGAAAACCCCCTGACCATCAGGACCATGCAGCAAAAATCAACCATTTTAGACCTTATTGCCAGGAGACTTGTGCTGGCGAACCTGAAAAAATTCCGCAAGGGACGCCTTGAAATCCAGATGCCAGACAAAACTGTGCACGTATTCGGAGAGGTTGAGCCAGGTCCCTCGTGCCGCATGAACATTCATGACCCCCGATTTTTCCGGAAAGTCATCAAAGGCGAGGACGTCGGCCTTGGTGAAGCCTATACCATGGGCATGTGGGATACCGACAACCTCACCAGGCTCATGGAACTGCTCATTATGAACATGGGCCACCTGTCCTACATGGAGAACTGGGGGGCCGCCGGGAGGATGCTGCACAAAATGCTGGTGCCGGCCAGAAAGATGATTCCTGACAATGACCCCCGGGGATGCAGACAAAATATCCAGGCCCACTACGACCTGTCCAACGATTTTTTTGCCGGTTTTCTGGACCCGGGCATGACCTATTCCTGCGCTGTATTCGAAAACCTGCAGGAACTGCGGCAAACAGGTCAACCAGTTTCCCAGAGCCGACTGCAGCAGGCCCAGGAGCGTAAGTACTCCATGGTGGCCCGGGCAGCCGGCATCAAGCCGGGACAGAGTATCGTGGAGATCGGGTGCGGCTGGGGTGGATTCGCCCTCTTTGCCGCCCGTGAATTCGACTGCCAGGTAAAGGCAGTGACCATATCCAGGGAACAGTACAATTATGTGCAGCAACAGGTTATCAACCAGGGACTGCAGGACAGAATAGAAGTAGCCATGGAGGATTACCGCCATATACAAGGGCGCTTTGACGCCCTGGTATCCATTGAAATGCTGGAGGCTGTGGGGCACAAATACCATCCCCGCTTCTTCCAAAGCGTGGACCGCCTGCTAAGACCCGGGGCAAAAGCCTGCATTCAGAGCATTACCATCCCGGATCAGCGCTATAACACCTACCGTAAAACCCAGGACTGGATAAGCACCTATATCTTTCCCGGGGGACTGCTGCCGTCCCTGGACAGGATAAGCAGCGTCCTGGCCCGGCACACCACCCTGGTTATAGCCCAGGTTACGGATATAGGTCCTCACTATGCACCCACCCTGGCTGCATGGAGGGAAAAGTTCCTGCAGAACTGGCAGGAAATCAAGAGCCTGTCCCAGTGCTTTGATGAAGATTTCCGCAGAACATGGGAATATTACTTCTGCATGTGCGAGGCATCATTTGAGCAGCGCCATATCCGCGATCTGCAGATCGTCCTGGACCGGCCCAGGTACTCACCCGGGAGAATGCGGTGATAAACCAGGAAAAATTGATGCAGACAGCTTTGCTTCCGTACTGGTGAAGATTCACCATAATACCGTGAGCGGCAAAGCCGCCCGCTCGCCCCGTGAAACAGACTTTTGTCTCCGCGTAGCGGGTTTCACCGGGGTGAGCAACGAAGTTGCCCGTGCCAAAAAAATCTTCTCCGGCACGGGAAGCCTTCAGCTTCACACGGGTGCTCCGCACACACAGTTTTTAAGAATAAGTCCTGGAAGGGTTTGCCTGCCTGTCACTCAGGATGCTTTGCATGCTTCCTGCTCCCCTGAAGGACTACTTTCTTCCTGTCCTCTACAGCTTCAAACTCCCGGGAATCGGCCTGACTACAATCCATACAGGCCAGATAAGCCTGGACAGCCTGATCCCAGGAGAGATAACTATTGGGTTCAACTCCCTGCTGACTCCGAAACAGTGCCCTGAAATCTTCCAGGGTATCCACGTCTCTTAATTCAGGCAGAATGTGCGGATTCAGCCCCAGATCCTTCAGCCTGTTCAGGGTGGTCTCCAGCACCCGGGAGGTACTCCAGGGAACATCGCTGAACACACCCGGGAAAAAAACATCCCTGTGCAGACCCAGGAGATAATATCCGCCGTCCAGAGCCGGACCAAGCACAGCTTTGCAGCTCTCAAGACCTTTTTGAGCCTGCTGTAGAGTCTCCCGAAACATTTGGGGCACATCAGTGCCGGCAAGTACTACCCGGTCAAAACCCAGTTCAAAGGACTGCTCAAAGGCAGCCCGCATTTTATCGCCGATATTTCCAGGCCCCTGGATAAAATAGTCATTTTCTTCACCCAGCCATGCCCGGTACTTATCAAGTGTACTGTCTGGGTGACAAAAGAGCAGAATGGGCCAGGACAGTGTCCTGCACGTGGCAAGGGTTGTCTGCACAAAAGAGCGGTAGAGCAAAGCAGCATTGACCTGGCCGATATCTTTGCCCAGCCTGGTCTTGACCCGCCCCGGAGAAGGGTATTTAAGCATAAGGGCCAGGCAGGCCCTGCTGGAATGCATATTCAAGTCCGCCTATGTTTTGCCAATTAAAAAGCCTGTGCGCATGGAAACAATTCCTGGAGACAAATCAAAGGGTTTTGGCAATATACTCCAGGGACTGGACAGCTTTGTGACCAGCCGTGGTTAAAAAGTAGTATTTTTTACGGTCCTGCTGCAATGTAAAGAGTTACAAATTCCTCAAGCAAACTCATTCAGGATATCCAGCTCAAATGGTGATAAAAGGCAAACATCTTTTGCTGAATAATTATTGTAAGGATTGACAAGGTAAAGCCCCTGGCTTTGAGAGTAACTTTCTCTGAACTTGAAGAGCCCCTGAAAATCAGATTCTTTAAGCCGACTTTTATACTTGATTTCTACAGGAACAGGACCGCGGTCGCAGTTCAGAATTAAATCAACTTCCTGTTGGTTTTTTGTTCGCCAGAATTTCAGCCTCTCCGGGTCGAATCCATTTTTTATCAGCTCGGATATTATCACCCCCTCGAATAAAAAGGAGCTGTCCGGCCGCATTTCTGGCGGGTTGAAGTTATTCAGGAAAAAATTTCTTACCCCATTGTCTGAAAAATAAATCTTGGGTGTTTTGACCAGCTCCTTGTTGCGATTGGTAAAAAATGCTGTATGCACTGTAATGACAAAGGTTTCCCGCAGGATTTCCAGATAGTTCTTGGCAGTCTTTTCGCTTATCGAGGCCACTTGAGCCAGTTGACTGTAAAAAATTTCCTGGCCGTGATTTACAGCCAGATGCTGAATTAGTGTTTTGGCGTGTTTGATGCGCTCCCAGGCTAAAAAATCCACCAGATCCTTTTTTACATAAAGATCAAAAATTGAAGCAAGAGCTTCCTTTTTTTCCTGATCCTGAACCTGAGCGACTTCTGGGTAGCCGCCATAGATCATGAACTTTTCAAATTCAGTAAATATCTCAGGAATCAAAGTTTTCAGATTCTTACTTTTCACCCCTGAAATATTGCTGATTTTTTCCATCAGGTCAATTTGATCAGTAAATTCAAGGTATTCCGCAAAGGACAAAGGATATACTTTGACAATTCGCTTACGCCCGGCAAGGCTTTCCTGAACACGCTCGTTGATAGCCAGCGAAGATGAACCAGAAGCAAATACCTTTACATCTGGATTATGATCTGCAAGATTTTTAAGAATCAGGCTTATATCCGAGTACCTTTGAAATTCATCAAGAAAAAGATAAAAACGCTGGTTGTGCTTGGATTGATAACCGTTAAATTTTAGTGACTTACTCTAGATATCCTGTCATAAAAAACAAGAAACTTAGACAGGATTAACAGGATGACAGGATAAGCAATCAGCGGCCGGAAGCCTCAGATTGCATTAACCATCCAGCACTCACTTTCTTCTGGGATTCATGAGAGCCGGAAAAAAGTGAGTGCTGGAGTGATAACCTTTTGGCCTGGCTTCCGGCCAGGACAAAATAATTTTTTTCTTTATCCATCTCTTAATCCTGTTAATCCTGTCAAATAGCTCTTTTCTTTATTGGGTTGCGGGCAAAGCCCGGGTTAGAACATTTAAACAATTTTCATAAGTACTCACTTTTTCATAGTTGGAGTACTCATCAAGGTCTAAAAACAGCTTGGGGCAATCCTGGGGCAGCCTATTGTAAACTTCCCGTAGCAAGGTTGTCTTTCCAACCTGCCTGGCTCCAATAAGCAGCGTGATTTTTCTGTTTTTAGTCTGTTCTTCTAAGCTGGCAAAGATTTTGCGTTTTCTATACATCCTTACTTTTCCTTTTTTGGATTTATATTCCAAAAAAATTTAGACTATTCCGGAGCAAGCGTCAAGAAAGGTAAGCTATAAAGCAAAGGAACACCTCGCGCGGAGTAGGCAATAAACTTGGAATCTTACACTTGGTGGTGGTGACATCCCGTTCGGGAATATGGGCCAGATCCTGAAGTCTAAACAGGAAGTCTCTCTTGCTTGTATTAAAATATGTTTGACAAGGGTTGAGATAGGGGATTATATAGCTATTACTATCCATATTTAACATAGGGATGGAATATGAAGACAGTTCAAATAACCATAGATAAAGAACTGGTCCAGGAAGTGGACCAGATAACCCAACAACTCCGGACAAGTCGCTCCGCCTTCACCAGGAAAGCCCTGCAGGAAGCCCTGGATCGATATAAACGTGAACTTCTGGAACAAAAGCACAGACAGGGCTATGAAAAGCACCCGGTAAACTCTGAGGAATTTCCGGGTTGGGAAGAGGAACAGGTCTGGGTAGATTAGTGAATGTCGAACAATGACCATCCGATTCATCGGTCTTCCGCCATCACCACCCGGTCCCGGCCGGCCTGCTTGCCCCGGTACATAGCCTCATCCGCATACCTGAGGGTTTCTTCGATTCCTCCTTCAACCTGGTACTGAGACACGCCGAAAGTAGCGGTGACCATGATCTGACAGTCCTGGTAACAGACCGAGGATCGGGCCATGATCCCGCGGATTTTTTCGCAGGCTGTAGCAGCGGCTTCAAGCCCGGTTTCGGGCAGCAGCAGGATAAATTCCTCTCCACCCCAACGGCCCACCGCATCAGTCTCCCGCACATTATCCTGCAGCACCTGGGCGAAGGACACCAGCACCTGGTCCCCGCAGTAGTGTCCATAGGTATCGTTGATCTGCTTAGAATTGTCGATATCGACGATGGCCAGGGAAAAACACCCCTTGTCAGGGTCTGGCCTCGCGTCTGACATAATTCACCAAAAAAAGGCTGACAAACTGACTGAATTATCACTATTTCAGTCAGCATATTCATCCATACTTTATCAATCAGAGTCATCATGTATATAGCACAAAGACAGCTGTCCAATTTCACATATGCGGACAGACCGGGCAAAGTCGTGGTCGTCTAAGCCCCGCCAAGCCGGAAAGACAGTCCTTTTGAAAAAATTGCTCGAGTCCATAGAGGATGACATCCTCTTTGTGAACGGGGATGATGTCGTTGAGGACAAAGTCCGCGTTAGTCCGAAGTTATTTACGTTACTTTATTAAAAGACCCCCGGCTATGCCCCGGCAGTCCGGTTCAATAATTTTAAAGGCTGACAAAAGAAAGTTTGAATCGATCAATTCGTGTGCCACTTACATCGGTCATGTCATTTGCTCCTGACCTCTAATGACTTCAAAGGTTGACACATGTAACCAGTGCGGTTACATAGTCCTGTATGATTAAATCCTTTAAGCACAAGGGACTTGAAGTTTTTTATTATTATGGATCAACAAGAGGCATTAGCCCCGAGCATGCAGACAAAATATCCAGAATCCTGGATCGACTGAACGCTGCAAATGACATAATTGATATGAACTTCCCAGGGTCTAACCTGCATAAGCTTTCAGGAAAACTCAAGGGACAGTATTCCGTCCGGGTCTCGGGAAATTGGAGAATATTCTTTAAATTCATAGAGGGCGATGCTTATGTCGTTGACTATGATGATTATCATTAAAAGGTGACTATTATGACGACAATGAAAAGACAGCCATCTCATCCCGGATATATTCTGAAGAAAGATTATCTGGAACCACTGAACATTTCTATAACCGGCATGTCTGAAACGCTGGGTGTATCCAGAAAAACCTTGTCAAAGATATTGAATGGGCGAGGTTCAGTGACTCCTGACATGGCCCTAAGGCTCTCACGAGCCCTCAACACGACACCAAGGTTGTGGCTCAACCTCCAGAATAGCTACGATCTTTGGCATGCAGAACATCTTTCCAGCGCCTGGAAGGATGTACGCCCCTTGACATCACAAGCCCTGAATTCTGTCTGAAAATTATGATGGTTGCCTCACTCTAAGGCGGGCTTTGCCCGCAACCCATTTTTTCTCACGCAAAGGCGTAAAGATCGCCAAGGAAGACAGGATAATTTTTTTTCATTTGTCACTCGTTTCTCGTGACAAATGAAAAGGCAGCCTTGTCCAAAACCGTGTCCCGGTTTTGGACAATACCTCTGCTTCGCCTCTTAAACTTTACGTACTTTGCGGCTTTGCGGTTCAATATTTTCTTGTTTTTCCTGACAGGGTTTCAGAAATAAGTCTCTAATGACTGCTACCCAAGTCAACGGGTATTTTCTTAGGTTGTCCTTCCCAATTATTCTGAAGACCGGTGGAAAAAAACTTGTTTGTTATGGCGGCTTAAAACTCTCTCAGAGCATGTACGTTGCCTGCAATAATCAACACCGAGGACCCTCTGAATGGTTACGATTAAACTACACCCAGGATGAGCAGGATGGAAACAAGCATGAGCATAATGCCTACAATAAGCTGTACTGTCCTGAAGGTGATTTTGGACAATACTCTGCGCCCGATAAAGGCTCCGGCAAAGGCTGCCAGCATGGCCGCAGCAATAAGAGGCAGGTTTTCACGGATTTCGGGACTGTGCACCATACCGGAATAAACGGTGATCCTGGAAACATCCACAAGCACCGCGATAACCACACCGGTTCCCACAAAGGCCTCTTTGTCCAGTCCGGATTTGAGCAGAAAAGCACTGCGAAAAGCCCCCTGGTGTCCGGAAAGGCCCCCGAAAAATCCACTGAGCACTCCTCCCAGGGGCAGATATACAGGAGATATCTGCAGCCGGTTCAGGGGTGAGTATAGCTCCAGCATGGCAAAAAACCCCATCAGGAGTCCAATGACCAGGTTTACCGGGTAAACCTCCATGTGCCTTCCCCAAAGCTCATAACTATAAACCGGCTCCAGGTCCGCCAGAGACAGAAGAAGCCAGGCCCCGGCAAAACCCGCTGCCAGGGCCGGCAGCCCAAAGCGCAGCAGTGTTGCGCTATCTGCTTTGTTGCCTATGAGAAAAAGCTTGAAAAGATTGTTGGCCAGGTGCACCACTGCAGTCATGGCTACAGCAGCCTGAACAGGAAAAAACAGGACAAAGGCCGGTAAAAGAAGGGTGCCCAGGCCGAATCCGGAAAAAAGGGTGAGTCCGGAAACACCCATGGCCACAATACAGATAAGCAGATAATCCAAAGCAGCACTTCCTGTCTGTTTACCAGATAAAAGGGCTGTAATCATTCAGGGGGAGCCAGCAATCGCTACCGAGAATAGACTTGAGGCGTACTCTCCAGCCGTGAATGGCAGAGCCGCCCGCGTGCAACGAAGTTGCCAGCCTGCCCCGTTGAATAGCTCAAAGAGCTAGCCCGCAGGGCATTCAACTGGGGTGCCAAAAAAATCTTCTTAGGCACGGGAAGCCTTCAGGCTTCACACAGGTACTCCGCACACAGGGTTTGGAAGAATAAAGATCCCCAGAAGCATGCCCCGCCCATATCTTTAAACGCAGCCTTGATGTATTCGTTAGAGTTTCTTCAGGCTTTGTGTGCGCAGGTAGCAAATAGTTTTAAGGATATGTGCGGGGGCATTACCCGCGTGGCAGACAGGCAAATTGGCATACCCTGAAGGGTTACAAAGGGCTTATGTTTTCTGTTTTCCAGCATGCATGGCCTGCCAGCGTTCTTCACACACACATTCTTTGGCCGAAGGGCACCAGTCCACGCAGGAGGGCATACGGTCCCTGAAAACCATCTTTTTGCATCTGGGGCATCTTCTTTTAGTTTCGTCGGAGAACATCTCTACTTCATGGCCGCAATCCTGACAAGATATCAGGTCCACCTCCAGGTTGCGGGTACTGCTGCCTGGGCACTGGATTGGATTAGACATTTTCTTCCTCCACGTTTTGCCTGCAGGCTCAATAACTCCAGGAGGGGTTGCCCCGCAAGCTTGCCTATGTTTTTTTCAGCTGCTCAACACAATAATTGCTTTTGCCGGGTTCAGAAGCGAGATGCTGATCTGAAAGTCAATTTCCGCTGATGGTTGCACAAGCCGGGCAAATCGTTCATTGACTTAAGTCAAATAATGAATGAATAATGCAGATAAAGCTGAACAGTTTTTCTGTTTTGACTCAACCAAAACAAAAGGTGATAACAAAATGTCCAGCAGGCGTCTTAGCCTTGATTTGCACCCGATCTTCAACAAGGGTCGCGAGATCGATGCCGCCCTGGAAAACGCCTTTCAGGAAGCCAGGCAGAAAAAAGCCAAAGAACTGGAGATAATCTGCGGAAAAGGAACAGGACAGTTGAAAAAACGAGTCCTGCGCTTTCTGGACCGGGATGACATAAAAAGCACTTACCACCGGATCAACAGGGATAAAGACAACTCGGGCAGGGTATTTGTCTATTTTCGCTGGCAAAGAGGCCAGTAACATGCCTGCAAAACCTGGAGGCATGAATACATCCAGGGCCGGAAGATATCAAGCAGTGATTATCAAGCTATTGACTAAAGGTATTGCCAATAAAAAGATCTGGATTTAATGTATCTGGAGTTTTAACGGCGAAAAAGATTTTCCAGCAACTCGAACAAGAACCAAAGGAGGGCTTTATGGCTACACAGGCTTCTGACATCAAAAATAAACTTCAAGAGATTTATCCCGAGATCGCTCAATACGGAGTGGGGCTTCAGATTGACTACAATTCCGAAAAAAAGGCCTGGGAGGCCACTTTCGAAAAAGACGGCAACACACTTTCAACACACCTGGAAGATACTGATGTAGACAACTGCCTTCTGGGTAAAAAGTGCTACAATTTCGGAATCCAGCTGGGGCAGTTCATCCGCAATTATTGCGAAGGCGGCGAGGCCTGCAAGCTGTAAGCAAACCTCAAAGCAAGGTTAGCTGCCAGGCAGCACAATAAAAAAATCAAATGATTACAGGATGCGCCTGCAACAGTGTTACTTGCAGGCGCGTCTTCAATTAACCATGTTCAGGTTTTCAGCATATCACCTGCTGCACTTTGCAGCCATTTCCTCAAGTTCCTCCCAGCGTGCGTAAAGCCGCATCAGGGCGGCTTCAGCCTGTTCCAGTTCACTGCAAAGCCTTTCCAGTTCCTTGGCGTCACTCATGACTTCCGGACGGTTCATCTTTTCCTTGAGGCCGGCCACTTCGTTTTCAGCCCTTTCAATATCGCCTTCAATGCTTTCATATTCCCGCTGGTCCTTGAATGACATCTTGTTCTGCTGCCTTGGTCTGGGCTTTGCTTTTTTCCCGGACTGAACTTTTTGTTCAGGCTTGTCCGTCTGGGCAGCTTCCCGTATATACTGGACATAATCGGCCACAAAAGTGGCCCTGCCCTGACCGTCCAGGTAAAGAAGCCTGTCGCAGAGATTGTCCAGAAACATCCGGTCATGGGAAATAAGCACTATGGCCCCGGGAAATTCTTCCAGACTCTGCTCCAGAATTTCCAGGGTGGGGATGTCGATGTCGTTGGTGGGCTCATCCAGGAGCAGGACATCGGCAGGCTTGAGCATGAGCCTGGCAATAAGCAGCCTGGACTGTTCACCTCCCGACAGCCTGGACACCGGCAGGGGGAGCTGGTCCGGGTCAAAGCGCATGCGCCTGGCCCAGGACACCACGTGCAAAGCCCTGCCCTGGTAAACCACCTGGTCGCCGCTGGGGCACAGGGACTCCTGCAGGCTCTGTTCCTGGTTCAACTGCTCCCTGTTCTGGTCAAAATGTACCACCTTAAGTCCCTCAGCCCATTGTACCGTACCGGAGTGCGGCTCCATCTCCCCTGACAGGATCTCCAGCAGACTGCTTTTGCCGGTACCGTTTCGGCCCACTATGCCCAGGCGGTTTCCCGGAGAAAGAGTCAGGTCAAGGCCTTCCAGTAGTGTGCGGCCCTGGCGCTTGCAGGAAACATTTCTGCAGCGAAGAAGTTTTCTGGTCTTGCGGCCGGTACCGGAAAATTCAATTTCAGCCGCCCTGTTTCCGGCATTTCTGGATCTCACCTGGCTTAGCTCTTCCTGCAGAGCCAAGGCGGTTTCTTTTCTGTGTTTGGCCTTTGTGGTCCTGGCCTTGGGCCCCTGGCGCAGCCACTCGATTTCCCTGCGGGTCTTGCTGGCCAGTCTCTGCTCCAGCTTTTCCCGGGACTGAGTAAATTCCTGGCGCTTCTCCAGGAAGGTGGAGTAGCTGCCTTCCACACGCAGACACCCTTCCGGATATATCCTGCTCAATTCCACTATCCGGTTGGTAACATTTTCCAGGAAAGCCCGGTCATGGCTCACCAGGACAAAGGCGAAATCCGGATTTTTAAGGACATTTTCCAGCCAGAGTATTCCTTCCAGGTCCAGGTGGTTGGTAGGTTCGTCCAGAAGCAGCAGGTCAGGCTCCTGCAAAAGCGCCCTGGCCATGGACAGCCTTTTAAGCCATCCCCCGGACAATGTACAGACCATGGTGTCCAGGTGAAAAAAGCCCATCTGCCCGGCTGTTTTTTTCAGGCTGACATAGCTTTCCGGATCATGGTCTACACTCTCCATGACCTGCATAAGGGCCTGCTCAACCGTCTGGTCCCGGTCAAAATTTTCAGTCTGGGGAAGGTAAACCAGCCTTGTATCCCGCCTGACTGTAAGTTCACCCGAGTCCGGGGTTTCCATTCCGGCCAGGATCTTGAGCAGGGTAGACTTGCCCGATCCGTTGGGTCCTATGAGGCCGGTACGTTCCTGGGGGAAAAAACCCAGGCTGAGCTCTGAAAAGAGTTCCCTGCCGGAATAGGCCTTCTTTATACCATGACAACTTATAAGTGGAGTTGAAGACATGTAACTACCCTTTTCAAATACTTAAACAAGCATGAAACAACTTGATTTTTTTATTAAAAACTTCCAGATTCAGCAGGTAACCATAAGCACCACAATTCAGGGGTATATATGAGCCAGATTGACTGGAATGACTTCCAGAAAGTAGACATCAGAGTCGGAACCATTACCGAAGTCCATGATTTTCCCAAAGCAAAAAAACCTGCTTTTAGACTGGTGGTGGATTTTGGTCAGGAAATCGGCACCCTCAAATCCAGCGCGCAGATCACTGACTTGTACGAC contains the following coding sequences:
- a CDS encoding type II toxin-antitoxin system RelE/ParE family toxin, with translation MIKSFKHKGLEVFYYYGSTRGISPEHADKISRILDRLNAANDIIDMNFPGSNLHKLSGKLKGQYSVRVSGNWRIFFKFIEGDAYVVDYDDYH
- a CDS encoding DUF1365 family protein, whose product is MNSRVVPVSISHERFGHKSHRFEYRFMVLLLDLDELKRLDENTRLFGFNRYRPACIFQKDYLTPGPESIRDKLGNLLQSYKFMTLDQDSRVLLLTCPRIFGRVFNPVSFYFIFSPAGKLQLTLAEVNNTFGDKHVYILEKSGRSPGFPVQFKTPKKFHVSPFFDISGQYLFSFSDVRKEIDIAITLEKNHRPALEARMWQAARPGELTDGNLLSTWIFHPLASNMTYPRILRQAVSLYYGKGLPVFTRPEPENPLTIRTMQQKSTILDLIARRLVLANLKKFRKGRLEIQMPDKTVHVFGEVEPGPSCRMNIHDPRFFRKVIKGEDVGLGEAYTMGMWDTDNLTRLMELLIMNMGHLSYMENWGAAGRMLHKMLVPARKMIPDNDPRGCRQNIQAHYDLSNDFFAGFLDPGMTYSCAVFENLQELRQTGQPVSQSRLQQAQERKYSMVARAAGIKPGQSIVEIGCGWGGFALFAAREFDCQVKAVTISREQYNYVQQQVINQGLQDRIEVAMEDYRHIQGRFDALVSIEMLEAVGHKYHPRFFQSVDRLLRPGAKACIQSITIPDQRYNTYRKTQDWISTYIFPGGLLPSLDRISSVLARHTTLVIAQVTDIGPHYAPTLAAWREKFLQNWQEIKSLSQCFDEDFRRTWEYYFCMCEASFEQRHIRDLQIVLDRPRYSPGRMR
- a CDS encoding HigA family addiction module antitoxin, which translates into the protein MTTMKRQPSHPGYILKKDYLEPLNISITGMSETLGVSRKTLSKILNGRGSVTPDMALRLSRALNTTPRLWLNLQNSYDLWHAEHLSSAWKDVRPLTSQALNSV
- a CDS encoding ribbon-helix-helix domain-containing protein; the protein is MKTVQITIDKELVQEVDQITQQLRTSRSAFTRKALQEALDRYKRELLEQKHRQGYEKHPVNSEEFPGWEEEQVWVD
- a CDS encoding GGDEF domain-containing protein; the protein is MSDARPDPDKGCFSLAIVDIDNSKQINDTYGHYCGDQVLVSFAQVLQDNVRETDAVGRWGGEEFILLLPETGLEAAATACEKIRGIMARSSVCYQDCQIMVTATFGVSQYQVEGGIEETLRYADEAMYRGKQAGRDRVVMAEDR
- a CDS encoding AAA family ATPase, with protein sequence MEYKSKKGKVRMYRKRKIFASLEEQTKNRKITLLIGARQVGKTTLLREVYNRLPQDCPKLFLDLDEYSNYEKVSTYENCLNVLTRALPATQ
- a CDS encoding tRNA-binding protein; this translates as MSQIDWNDFQKVDIRVGTITEVHDFPKAKKPAFRLVVDFGQEIGTLKSSAQITDLYDRDSLPGKQVIAVINFPPRQIGPVMSQCLVTGFHDQNGAVVLAVPDAHVPDGTRLC
- a CDS encoding ATP-binding protein; this encodes MEKISNISGVKSKNLKTLIPEIFTEFEKFMIYGGYPEVAQVQDQEKKEALASIFDLYVKKDLVDFLAWERIKHAKTLIQHLAVNHGQEIFYSQLAQVASISEKTAKNYLEILRETFVITVHTAFFTNRNKELVKTPKIYFSDNGVRNFFLNNFNPPEMRPDSSFLFEGVIISELIKNGFDPERLKFWRTKNQQEVDLILNCDRGPVPVEIKYKSRLKESDFQGLFKFRESYSQSQGLYLVNPYNNYSAKDVCLLSPFELDILNEFA
- a CDS encoding TIGR04282 family arsenosugar biosynthesis glycosyltransferase; the encoded protein is MHSSRACLALMLKYPSPGRVKTRLGKDIGQVNAALLYRSFVQTTLATCRTLSWPILLFCHPDSTLDKYRAWLGEENDYFIQGPGNIGDKMRAAFEQSFELGFDRVVLAGTDVPQMFRETLQQAQKGLESCKAVLGPALDGGYYLLGLHRDVFFPGVFSDVPWSTSRVLETTLNRLKDLGLNPHILPELRDVDTLEDFRALFRSQQGVEPNSYLSWDQAVQAYLACMDCSQADSREFEAVEDRKKVVLQGSRKHAKHPE
- a CDS encoding ABC-F family ATP-binding cassette domain-containing protein; this translates as MSSTPLISCHGIKKAYSGRELFSELSLGFFPQERTGLIGPNGSGKSTLLKILAGMETPDSGELTVRRDTRLVYLPQTENFDRDQTVEQALMQVMESVDHDPESYVSLKKTAGQMGFFHLDTMVCTLSGGWLKRLSMARALLQEPDLLLLDEPTNHLDLEGILWLENVLKNPDFAFVLVSHDRAFLENVTNRIVELSRIYPEGCLRVEGSYSTFLEKRQEFTQSREKLEQRLASKTRREIEWLRQGPKARTTKAKHRKETALALQEELSQVRSRNAGNRAAEIEFSGTGRKTRKLLRCRNVSCKRQGRTLLEGLDLTLSPGNRLGIVGRNGTGKSSLLEILSGEMEPHSGTVQWAEGLKVVHFDQNREQLNQEQSLQESLCPSGDQVVYQGRALHVVSWARRMRFDPDQLPLPVSRLSGGEQSRLLIARLMLKPADVLLLDEPTNDIDIPTLEILEQSLEEFPGAIVLISHDRMFLDNLCDRLLYLDGQGRATFVADYVQYIREAAQTDKPEQKVQSGKKAKPRPRQQNKMSFKDQREYESIEGDIERAENEVAGLKEKMNRPEVMSDAKELERLCSELEQAEAALMRLYARWEELEEMAAKCSR
- a CDS encoding sulfite exporter TauE/SafE family protein, with the translated sequence MDYLLICIVAMGVSGLTLFSGFGLGTLLLPAFVLFFPVQAAVAMTAVVHLANNLFKLFLIGNKADSATLLRFGLPALAAGFAGAWLLLSLADLEPVYSYELWGRHMEVYPVNLVIGLLMGFFAMLELYSPLNRLQISPVYLPLGGVLSGFFGGLSGHQGAFRSAFLLKSGLDKEAFVGTGVVIAVLVDVSRITVYSGMVHSPEIRENLPLIAAAMLAAFAGAFIGRRVLSKITFRTVQLIVGIMLMLVSILLILGVV
- a CDS encoding Smr/MutS family protein; protein product: MSSRRLSLDLHPIFNKGREIDAALENAFQEARQKKAKELEIICGKGTGQLKKRVLRFLDRDDIKSTYHRINRDKDNSGRVFVYFRWQRGQ